Proteins from one Monodelphis domestica isolate mMonDom1 chromosome 6, mMonDom1.pri, whole genome shotgun sequence genomic window:
- the LBX2 gene encoding transcription factor LBX2 yields the protein MTSAQEPGPQSAASNKPLTPFSIADILGSSARPTPAPAPVPARDPTSPLCALEELASKTFCRLDGSVLQAAEGREALSPLSPKPATRRRRKSRTAFTAQQVLELERRFVFQKYLAPAERDGLAARLGLANAQVITWFQNRRAKLKRDVEEMKADVASLRSLPPAALRRLSLSLPESGSSPPTGPEPSPDPGQELSDEEIQVDD from the exons ATGACCTCAGCCCAGGAGCCCGGCCCGCAGTCCGCTGCCTCTAATAAGCCGCTTACGCCCTTCAGCATAGCTGACATCCTGGGTTCATCAGCCCGCCcgaccccagccccagcccccgtGCCGGCCCGAGACCCTACTTCTCCTCTCTGCGCCCTAGAAGAGCTGGCCAGTAAGACGTTCTGCAGGCTCGACGGCAGTGTCTTGCAAGCGGCCGAAG GTCGGGAGGCGCTGAGCCCGCTGAGCCCCAAGCCTGCGACCAGAAGACGTCGGAAGTCCCGTACGGCGTTCACCGCGCAGCAGGTGCTGGAACTGGAGAGGCGCTTTGTCTTCCAGAAGTACCTGGCTCCAGCTGAGCGGGACGGGCTGGCAGCTCGACTGGGCCTGGCCAATGCCCAAGTCATCACTTGGTTCCAAAATCGCCGGGCCAAACTCAAGAGAGACGTGGAGGAGATGAAGGCGGACGTGGCCTCCTTGCGATCGCTGCCGCCCGCAGCTCTTCGTCGGTTGAGCCTGTCTCTGCCAGAATCCGGTTCTAGCCCTCCCACTGGCCCAGAACCCAGCCCTGACCCTGGGCAGGAGCTTTCAGACGAGGAGATCCAGGTGGATGACTGA
- the CCDC142 gene encoding coiled-coil domain-containing protein 142 isoform X2 — protein MSRMSRSGAFLPPLWPQPPGEPGASGEKAGPGGVWHDSKFEPGPLWPPRGQLWWARAIQGQDGTSKEGEETDLVEWAGRGADRASFSGPRMPSSLQLLRAVLLRLQREREQLLLARDCVRSLQTTLCFLKAPQPFAALPQLCWELLPHSCHGTILHFRAFSDPQFRSLALPLGLAIQRLDVAIEEQLKVLGQASPSPALVSQISELLQVLPAYHQVLAVALESVPRAAQPFPPSRVLRLLARERGKQGAERLWTGLQESKLQTQLHKLCREERELLPGLLGLLGDTGAPGSGSRGLGGSRQLWGQYWSLFWAACSQNLGQRLGPWEDIQMTVQDLRQALGQTSLPQECEKELTSLCYCLLRQALTQTWDRGFCRALASARGDQRVMPTSWDGIPCMHTTDLLQQLFRSLISALREPGPASCQFPALGPEPPPLALGLCTLQATTLWLLSKSQQHLASWAPGPLLLLTQRELPLLLCEAESLAALVSEGASVLELDRQLGREIRRLTTRIQVLPEESLCLFSRECWRQAAKGFQLHMPQGRHWRLRLRSEFPSIPSDYAELVVGAVLGPVLQGVQGFPPQAQGPPLTQALTALLDAWLNHILTQRIRFSLQGALQLRQDFAVVRGMLEEEQWGLAPELRQVLLTLGVFQRVDGALLCLLQQPLPGSRTYRGSPCCCSCNRIQTPELPSSSLNSLENLEPPPLRSGVTLVQTAQLLNTLRGGGPSPEAYLAGNQQAWLALRHHRSPRWNLPGFLCMRTSPEP, from the exons ATGTCAAGGATGTCCAGGTCTGGGGCCTTTCTCCCCCCGCTGTGGCCGCAGCCTCCTGGGGAGCCGGGGGCTTCCGGAGAGAAGGCGGGGCCAG GTGGTGTTTGGCATGACAGCAAATTCGAGCCGGGACCACTATGGCCTCCCAGAGGTCAGCTGTGGTGGGCCCGGGCCATTCAGGGGCAGGATGGGACGagcaaagagggagaagagacagactTGGTGGAATGGGCCGGGAGAGGAGCGGACCGGGCTTCCTTCTCTGGACCTCGCATGCCTTCGTCCCTGCAGCTGCTCCGAGCAGTCCTGCTGCGGCTTCAGAGGGAGCGGGAGCAGCTCCTCTTAGCCCGAGACTGTGTTCGGTCCCTTCAAACCACTTTGTGCTTCTTGAAAGCCCCTCAGCCTTTTGCTGCCCTGCCCCAGCTATGCTGGGAGCTGCTTCCACACAGTTGTCATGGGACTATCCTGCACTTTAGGGCCTTCAGTGATCCCCAGTTTCGATCTCTGGCACTTCCCCTTGGTTTAGCAATACAGAGGCTGGACGTGGCTATTGAAGAGCAGCTTAAGGTCTTGGGCCAGGCTTCTCCCAGTCCTGCCCTGGTGTCCCAGATCAGTGAACTCCTTCAAGTTCTGCCTGCCTACCACCAGGTACTGGCAGTGGCCTTGGAGAGTGTCCCCAGAGCAGCCCAGCCCTTTCCACCTAGTCGTGTGCTCAGACTCTTGGCCAGGGAGCGTGGCAAACAAGGAGCAGAGAGGCTCTGGACAGGTCTACAGGAGTCCAAGCTTCAGACCCAGCTACATAAGCTTTGCCGGGAAGAACGAGAGCTGCTTCCTGGATTGTTGGGCCTGCTGGGAGACACAGGGGCTCCTGGAAGTGGCTCCCGGGGATTGGGAGGGTCCCGGCAGCTCTGGGGCCAGTACTGGAGCCTTTTCTGGGCAGCATGTTCTCAGAATCTTGGCCAGAGACTGGGACCTTGGGAGGACATTCAGATGACTGTGCAGGACCTGAGACAGGCACTAGGTCAGA CATCCCTGCCACAGGAATGTGAGAAGGAGCTGACTTCCCTGTGCTACTGTTTGCTCCGACAGGCACTGACCCAGACATGGGACCGAG GTTTTTGCCGAGCCTTGGCATCTGCTCGTGGGGATCAAAGAGTTATGCCCACATCCTGGGATGGGATTCCCTGCATGCACACTACTGACCTCCTTCAACAGCTCTTTCGTTCTCTTATTTCTGCACTTAGAGAACCAGGGCCAGCTTCCTGCCAATTTCCTG CCCTAGGGCCAGAGCCACCCCCCCTAGCCCTTGGGCTTTGCACTCTTCAGGCCACCACCCTCTGGCTTCTTAGCAAATCTCAACAGCATCTGGCCTCGTGGGCCCCAGGACCTCTTCTGCTGCTGACCCAGAGGGAACTGCCT CTTCTACTCTGTGAGGCAGAGTCCCTGGCAGCCCTAGTTTCTGAAGGGGCATCTGTACTAGAACTAGACCGTCAGCTGGGAAGAGAGATTCGAAGACTGACCACTCGGATCCAG GTCCTGCCTGAGGAATCTCTGTGTCTCTTCTCCCGAGAATGTTGGCGACAAGCAGCTAAGGGCTTCCAGCTCCATATGCCCCAGGGACGTCACTGGAGGCTCAGGCTTCGATCTG aaTTCCCCAGCATCCCCAGTGACTATGCAGAATTGGTAGTGGGAGCTGTCCTGGGGCCTGTGCTGCAGGGGGTACAGGGATTTCCCCCCCAGGCCCAAGGGCCCCCACTCACACAGGCCCTGACTGCACTTCTTGACGCCTGGCTCAACCACATTCTCACTCAGAGGATCCGGTTCAG TCTGCAGGGAGCACTGCAGCTGAGGCAGGATTTTGCAGTGGTTCGGGGTATGCTGGAGGAGGAGCAGTGGGGTCTGGCCCCTGAACTTCGGCAGGTTTTGCTCACACTCGGTGTCTTCCAGCGGGTGGATGGAGCCCTGTTGTGTCTGCTGCAGCAGCCACTGCCTGGGAGCCGTACCTACAGAGGGTCCCCATGCTGTT GTTCCTGTAATAGGATCCAGACCCCTGAACTACCCAGTAGCAGCCTCAACAGCCTAGAGAACCTAGAACCACCTCCCCTTCGTTCTGGGGTCACTCTTGTCCAGACAGCCCAACTTCTCAACACTCTTCGGGGTGGAGGACCCAGCCCTGAGGCTTACCTGGCAGGCAACCAGCAGGCCTGGCTAGCCCTTCGGCACCACCGATCCCCCCGATGGAATCTGCCTGGATTTCTTTGCATGAGAACTAGTCCTGAACCCTGA
- the MOGS gene encoding mannosyl-oligosaccharide glucosidase: MARGERKRRSGPPADAPGLRASDKGVQGAMGRRREGRAGMGPGAGSRRGPGGRGAGGRGPGVAALAALGLALGLGLGLGLSWRGILAWQRARRAVTLHPAPPALPPNSSSALAAPDLFWGTYRPHVYFGMKTRSPRAPVTGLMWLQQGAPPGMLGQLRHTCEQGDGMGPYGWELHDGVNFGRQRLHDGSLLLTTEFVKRPGGSHGGDWSWRVTAEPQTPEGSVPPLLSLFFYVATDGQGTLWPDPGTGGQLDGINGHTEELGDFRLILLPPTSAKGTALKHGSYNILWMPSPGLPLLTEAVKNRLNRWFQHRPPGGSPERYLGLPGSPQWEGESPQPGHTVQGQVVVQQLTLKPPFRVELVFESGSVGWGETRPGGRLAGPVLSQALDAHATAFTNRFEETFRLEARGLSSGEQALGRAALSGLLGGIGYFYGQGLVLPDPGDEPEEDPAPTPSLFPPAPLFTAVPSRSFFPRGFLWDEGFHQLLVHQWEPQLTREALGHWLGLLNVDGWIGREQVLGDEARARVPPPFLVQRAAHANPPSLLLPVIRMLDSGDPADLDFLRASFPRLQAWFSWLQQSQAGPVPLSYRWRGRDQAAAGLLNPKTLPSGLDDYPRASHPSTDERHLDLRCWVAFGASVLARLAQKIGETQAEAELADLATKLKDENGLDSLHWAPDLGAFADFGNHTGAVRLARGPQGLVRVVGRPPPRLQHVDALGYVSLFPLLLRLLSPDSPHLGPLLDLLSDSRHLWSPFGLRSLSASSPLYGQRNSEHDPPYWRGAVWFNINYLALGALDHYGRLEGPHQAQASQLHTQLRTNLVGNVWRQYRDTGFLWEQYSDRDGHGMGCRPFHGWTSLVLLAMAEDY, encoded by the exons ATGGCTCGGGGCGAGCGCAAGCGCCGTTCAGGGCCGCCCGCGGATGCCCCCGGACTGCGGGCTTCTGACAAGGGGGTCCAAGGGGCCATGGGTCGTAGGCGGGAAGGCCGGGCAGGAATGGGGCCGGGCGCGGGGTCTCGGCGTGGGCCCGGGGGCCGGGGCGCCGGGGGCCGGGGACCGGGGGTCGCAGCACTGGCTGCGCTGGGTTTGGccctgggcctgggcctgggcctgggcctgTCGTGGCGTGGAATCCTGGCGTGGCAGCGGGCGAGGCGCGCCGTCACTCTGCACCCGGCTCCGCCTGCCTTGCCGCCCAACAGCTCCAGCGCCTTGGCCGCCCCGGACCTCTTCTGGGGCACCTACCGGCCGCACGTCTACTTCGGCATGAAGACCCGCAGCCCGCGCGCACCGGTCACCG gcctGATGTGGCTGCAGCAAGGGGCTCCCCCGGGCATGCTGGGCCAGCTCCGCCACACGTGTGAGCAGGGCGATGGTATGGGCCCCTACGGCTGGGAGCTGCATGACGGGGTCAACTTCGGGCGGCAGCGGCTGCACGACGGTTCCCTCCTACTCACTACGGAGTTTGTGAAGAGGCCGGGTGGTAGCCATGGTGGGGACTGGAGCTGGAGGGTCACGGCTGAGCCGCAG ACCCCAGAGGGCTCTGTGCCTCCCCTACTCTCTTTGTTCTTCTATGTGGCTACTGATGGGCAGGGCACATTGTGGCCAGATCCTGGGACAGGGGGGCAACTGGATGGCATTAATGGCCACACTGAGGAACTTGGTGACTTCCGGCTAATCCTTCTTCCTCCTACCAGTGCCAAAGGGACAGCCTTGAAACATGGCAG CTACAACATTCTCTGGATGCCAAGTCCAGGGCTACCCTTGTTAACAGAAGCTGTGAAAAACCGGCTAAATCGATGGTTCCAGCACCGGCCCCCTGGGGGTTCCCCAGAACGATACTTGGGCCTGCCTGGATCTCCTCAGTGGGAAGGAGAAAGCCCCCAACCAGGCCATACTGTGCAAGGACAGGTTGTGGTCCAGCAGCTGACACTAAAGCCCCCCTTCCGAGTTGAACTGGTCTTTGAGTCAGGAAGTGTGGGCTGGGGGGAAACCCGGCCTGGAGGTCGTCTGGCCGGGCCAGTGTTGTCTCAGGCCTTGGATGCCCATGCCACAGCCTTCACCAACAGATTTGAGGAGACTTTCCGGCTGGAAGCAAGAGGCCTGAGTTCAGGAGAGCAGGCACTGGGTCGAGCAGCCTTAAGTGGGCTCCTGGGGGGCATTGGCTATTTCTATGGACAGGGCCTGGTGCTACCAGATCCTGGAGATGAGCCTGAGGAGGATCCAGCCCCAACACCATCCCTTTTCCCCCCAGCCCCACTCTTCACAGCTGTGCCCTCAAGATCCTTCTTCCCTCGTGGCTTTCTCTGGGATGAAGGTTTCCACCAGCTTTTGGTGCATCAGTGGGAGCCACAATTAACTCGGGAGGCCCTGGGCCACTGGCTTGGGCTCCTTAATGTTGATGGCTGGATTGGGCGAGAGCAGGTGCTGGGAGATGAGGCTAGGGCCCGTGTGCCACCACCCTTCTTGGTACAGAGGGCAGCTCATGCCAACCCCCCATCCCTCTTGTTGCCTGTGATACGCATGCTTGACAGTGGAGACCCTGCTGACTTGGACTTCTTACGTGCCTCCTTCCCCcgacttcaggcctggttctcttgGCTTCAACAAAGCCAGGCGGGCCCTGTTCCTCTGTCCTACCGATGGCGAGGACGTGACCAGGCAGCTGCTGGCCTACTGAACCCTAAGACGTTGCCCTCAGGCTTAGATGACTATCCTCGAGCTTCCCACCCATCAACAGATGAGCGACATTTGGACCTTCGCTGCTGGGTGGCTTTTGGTGCCAGTGTGCTGGCTAGGCTGGCACAAAAGATTGGTGAGACCCAGGCAGAGGCTGAGCTGGCTGACCTTGCAACCAAACTGAAAGATGAGAATGGGCTGGATTCATTGCATTGGGCCCCCGATTTGGGTGCCTTTGCTGATTTTGGGAATCATACAGGAGCTGTTCGCCTGGCAAGAGGTCCACAGGGACTGGTACGAGTGGTTGGTCGCCCCCCTCCTCGCCTACAGCATGTTGATGCCTTGGGGTACGTCAGCCTTTTTCCATTACTGCTCAGATTACTGAGTCCTGACTCTCCACACCTGGGACCCTTGCTGGACCTGCTTTCAGACAGCCGACACTTATGGAGTCCTTTTGGTTTACGATCATTGTCTGCCTCCAGTCCTCTCTATGGACAGAGAAACTCAGAGCATGACCCGCCATACTGGCGAGGGGCAGTCTGGTTCAATATCAACTACCTAGCACTGGGTGCCCTGGATCACTATGGGCGCCTAGAGGGCCCCCACCAAGCTCAAGCTTCCCAACTCCACACCCAACTTCGAACCAACCTTGTGGGGAATGTGTGGCGCCAGTACCGGGACACAGGCTTTTTGTGGGAACAGTACAGTGATCGAGATGGTCATGGCATGGGCTGCCGGCCATTCCATGGCTGGACCAGTCTTGTGCTCCTTGCTATGGCTGAGGACTACTGA
- the PCGF1 gene encoding polycomb group RING finger protein 1 isoform X3: MCNIKIHETQPLLNLKLDRVMQDIVYKLVPGLQDSEEKRIREFYQSRGLDRVTQPTGEEPAPGTLGLPYNSFDHSKAHYYRYDEQLSLCLEKLSSGKDKNKSILQHKFVRCSVRAEVRHLRRVLCRRLMLSPQHVQLLFDNEVLPDHMTMKQIWLSRWFGKPAPLLLHYSVKEKRR; this comes from the exons ACGAGACCCAACCACTGCTCAACCTCAAACTAGATCGGGTCATGCAGGACATCGTATACAAGCTGGTACCCGGCCTTCAGGACA GTGAGGAGAAAAGGATCCGGGAATTCTATCAGTCACGAGGCCTGGACCGAGTCACCCAACCCACTGGGGAAG AACCAGCCCCGGGTACCCTTGGCCTCCCCTACAACAGCTTTGACCATTCAAAAGCCCACTATTACCGTTATGATGAGCAGCTCAGCTTATGCCTAGAAAAACTAAG CTCtggcaaagacaaaaataaaagcattttacaG CACAAGTTCGTCCGTTGTTCTGTCCGAGCAGAGGTTCGACATCTCAGGAGGGTCCTGTGTAGACGGCTAATGCTGAGTCCTCAACAT GTACAGCTCCTATTTGACAATGAAGTTCTCCCAGATCACATGACTATGAAACAGATTTGGCTTTCTCGATGGTTTGGCAAG CCTGCACCCCTGCTCCTGCATTACAgcgtaaaggaaaagaggaggtaG
- the TTC31 gene encoding tetratricopeptide repeat protein 31, producing the protein METVVGYSCGIMPPTQTLVQPQPPPPSSAVLPALLAHPYSNWRCPRSCCSLRRKLTRLAEELVAEEERANRGAEKKRLKKKIERLRTAVLLDVSNQVIEEAAVAAGPAAEASNFNSSPQSPSQGSSNEEEELDLSSTFVSQAPHKVGDWPPNTQKEKVLIPEPPALNSQSQSPQEGSRSQSPQLEALPGLQAAALRQSQELAELGTAAAWRGLYQEAVLLFTKAIELNPRDYRLFGNWSFCHKRLGQPGWALGDASVALNLHPQWPRGLFQLGKALVELQRFKEASDVFRETLAMDKSQPDAVHELQQCLLQLTLMRGHIKQSPPLSPSFFLPTHPPVPSSHLPTIPHLTLRQL; encoded by the exons ATGGAAACAGTGGTTGGCTACAGCTGTGGCATTATG CCCCCCACCCAGACTTTGGTccagccccagcccccccccccctcatcaGCTGTCCTCCCAGCCCTCTTGGCCCATCCCTACTCCAACTGGAGATGCCCCAGAAGCTGCTGCTCACTGAGGAG GAAGCTGACCCGATTGGCAGAAGAGCTTGTGGCTGAGGAGGAACGAGCAAATCGAGGAGCAGAAAAGAAACGGCTAAAGAAGAAG attgagaggttgagaaccgctgttctATTGGATGTTTCTAACCAGGTGATAGAAGAGGCTGCAGTCGCAGCAGGCCCAGCAGCAGAGGCAAGCAACTTTAACTCCAGTCCCCAAAGCCCTAGTCAAGGGAGCAGCAATGAGGAA GAAGAATTGGATTTGTCAAGCACCTTCGTGTCTCAAGCCCCTCACAAGGTTGGTGACTGGCCTCCCAATACCCAGAAAGAGAAAGTGTTGATCCCTGAGCCTCCAGCCTTGAACTCGCAGAGCCAGAGCCCACAGGAAGGGAGCAGGAGCCAGAGTCCTCAGCTAGAG GCATTACCTGGATTACAGGCAGCTGCCTTAAGGCAGAGCCAAGAGCTAGCAG AGCTAGGTACAGCTGCAGCCTGGAGGGGCTTATATCAGGAAGCTGTGCTCCTCTTCACGAAGGCTATAGAGCTCAACCCTCGGGATTACAG ACTCTTTGGTAATTGGTCCTTCTGCCACAAGAGGCTGGGCCAACCTGGCTGGGCCCTAGGGGATGCAAGTGTTGCCCTCAACCTGCATCCACAATGGCCCCGGGGCCTGTTCCAATTGGGCAAAGCTCTGGTGGAGCTGCAG AGGTTCAAGGAAGCATCTGATGTATTCCGAGAGACTTTGGCCATGGATAAGTCCCAACCAGATGCTGTCCATGAACTCCAGCAGTGCCTCCTCCAACTCACTCTGATGAGGGGCCATATAAAGCAGAGCCCTCCTCTAAGtccatctttctttctccccacccaccccccagtCCCCTCCTCCCATCTTCCCACCATCCCCCATCTGACCCTCAGGCAGCTTTAA
- the MRPL53 gene encoding 39S ribosomal protein L53, mitochondrial isoform X1: MAGAAGTKLGLQAVKRVLIRFCPFETNVEATRKFLQAVSSEKVRASNLNCTVEVDVRHDGSEPCVDVLFGDGDRLILRGAHLTAQEMLAAFGSRVQAKSRTLPGEKG; this comes from the exons ATGGCCGGGGCGGCGGGGACAAAGTTGGGGCTGCAAGCAGTTAAGCGGGTGTTAATTCGTTTCTGCCCCTTTGAGACCAACGTGGAGGCGACAAG GAAGTTCCTCCAGGCTGTGAGCAGCGAAAAGGTACGCGCCTCTAACCTCAACTGCACTGTGGAGGTGGACGTACGGCATGACGGCTCCGAGCCCTGCGTGGATGTGCTTTTCG GAGATGGGGACCGGCTGATCCTTCGCGGAGCCCACCTCACGGCGCAGGAGATGCTTGCAGCGTTCGGCTCCCGAGTCCAGGCCAAGAGCCGTACCTTGCCCGGAGAGAAGGGTTGA
- the CCDC142 gene encoding coiled-coil domain-containing protein 142 isoform X1, giving the protein MSRMSRSGAFLPPLWPQPPGEPGASGEKAGPGGVWHDSKFEPGPLWPPRGQLWWARAIQGQDGTSKEGEETDLVEWAGRGADRASFSGPRMPSSLQLLRAVLLRLQREREQLLLARDCVRSLQTTLCFLKAPQPFAALPQLCWELLPHSCHGTILHFRAFSDPQFRSLALPLGLAIQRLDVAIEEQLKVLGQASPSPALVSQISELLQVLPAYHQVLAVALESVPRAAQPFPPSRVLRLLARERGKQGAERLWTGLQESKLQTQLHKLCREERELLPGLLGLLGDTGAPGSGSRGLGGSRQLWGQYWSLFWAACSQNLGQRLGPWEDIQMTVQDLRQALGQNLGAHGHLHSLPPASLPQECEKELTSLCYCLLRQALTQTWDRGFCRALASARGDQRVMPTSWDGIPCMHTTDLLQQLFRSLISALREPGPASCQFPALGPEPPPLALGLCTLQATTLWLLSKSQQHLASWAPGPLLLLTQRELPLLLCEAESLAALVSEGASVLELDRQLGREIRRLTTRIQVLPEESLCLFSRECWRQAAKGFQLHMPQGRHWRLRLRSEFPSIPSDYAELVVGAVLGPVLQGVQGFPPQAQGPPLTQALTALLDAWLNHILTQRIRFSLQGALQLRQDFAVVRGMLEEEQWGLAPELRQVLLTLGVFQRVDGALLCLLQQPLPGSRTYRGSPCCCSCNRIQTPELPSSSLNSLENLEPPPLRSGVTLVQTAQLLNTLRGGGPSPEAYLAGNQQAWLALRHHRSPRWNLPGFLCMRTSPEP; this is encoded by the exons ATGTCAAGGATGTCCAGGTCTGGGGCCTTTCTCCCCCCGCTGTGGCCGCAGCCTCCTGGGGAGCCGGGGGCTTCCGGAGAGAAGGCGGGGCCAG GTGGTGTTTGGCATGACAGCAAATTCGAGCCGGGACCACTATGGCCTCCCAGAGGTCAGCTGTGGTGGGCCCGGGCCATTCAGGGGCAGGATGGGACGagcaaagagggagaagagacagactTGGTGGAATGGGCCGGGAGAGGAGCGGACCGGGCTTCCTTCTCTGGACCTCGCATGCCTTCGTCCCTGCAGCTGCTCCGAGCAGTCCTGCTGCGGCTTCAGAGGGAGCGGGAGCAGCTCCTCTTAGCCCGAGACTGTGTTCGGTCCCTTCAAACCACTTTGTGCTTCTTGAAAGCCCCTCAGCCTTTTGCTGCCCTGCCCCAGCTATGCTGGGAGCTGCTTCCACACAGTTGTCATGGGACTATCCTGCACTTTAGGGCCTTCAGTGATCCCCAGTTTCGATCTCTGGCACTTCCCCTTGGTTTAGCAATACAGAGGCTGGACGTGGCTATTGAAGAGCAGCTTAAGGTCTTGGGCCAGGCTTCTCCCAGTCCTGCCCTGGTGTCCCAGATCAGTGAACTCCTTCAAGTTCTGCCTGCCTACCACCAGGTACTGGCAGTGGCCTTGGAGAGTGTCCCCAGAGCAGCCCAGCCCTTTCCACCTAGTCGTGTGCTCAGACTCTTGGCCAGGGAGCGTGGCAAACAAGGAGCAGAGAGGCTCTGGACAGGTCTACAGGAGTCCAAGCTTCAGACCCAGCTACATAAGCTTTGCCGGGAAGAACGAGAGCTGCTTCCTGGATTGTTGGGCCTGCTGGGAGACACAGGGGCTCCTGGAAGTGGCTCCCGGGGATTGGGAGGGTCCCGGCAGCTCTGGGGCCAGTACTGGAGCCTTTTCTGGGCAGCATGTTCTCAGAATCTTGGCCAGAGACTGGGACCTTGGGAGGACATTCAGATGACTGTGCAGGACCTGAGACAGGCACTAGGTCAGA ACTTGGGTGCACATGGCCACCTCCACTCCCTCCCCCCAGCATCCCTGCCACAGGAATGTGAGAAGGAGCTGACTTCCCTGTGCTACTGTTTGCTCCGACAGGCACTGACCCAGACATGGGACCGAG GTTTTTGCCGAGCCTTGGCATCTGCTCGTGGGGATCAAAGAGTTATGCCCACATCCTGGGATGGGATTCCCTGCATGCACACTACTGACCTCCTTCAACAGCTCTTTCGTTCTCTTATTTCTGCACTTAGAGAACCAGGGCCAGCTTCCTGCCAATTTCCTG CCCTAGGGCCAGAGCCACCCCCCCTAGCCCTTGGGCTTTGCACTCTTCAGGCCACCACCCTCTGGCTTCTTAGCAAATCTCAACAGCATCTGGCCTCGTGGGCCCCAGGACCTCTTCTGCTGCTGACCCAGAGGGAACTGCCT CTTCTACTCTGTGAGGCAGAGTCCCTGGCAGCCCTAGTTTCTGAAGGGGCATCTGTACTAGAACTAGACCGTCAGCTGGGAAGAGAGATTCGAAGACTGACCACTCGGATCCAG GTCCTGCCTGAGGAATCTCTGTGTCTCTTCTCCCGAGAATGTTGGCGACAAGCAGCTAAGGGCTTCCAGCTCCATATGCCCCAGGGACGTCACTGGAGGCTCAGGCTTCGATCTG aaTTCCCCAGCATCCCCAGTGACTATGCAGAATTGGTAGTGGGAGCTGTCCTGGGGCCTGTGCTGCAGGGGGTACAGGGATTTCCCCCCCAGGCCCAAGGGCCCCCACTCACACAGGCCCTGACTGCACTTCTTGACGCCTGGCTCAACCACATTCTCACTCAGAGGATCCGGTTCAG TCTGCAGGGAGCACTGCAGCTGAGGCAGGATTTTGCAGTGGTTCGGGGTATGCTGGAGGAGGAGCAGTGGGGTCTGGCCCCTGAACTTCGGCAGGTTTTGCTCACACTCGGTGTCTTCCAGCGGGTGGATGGAGCCCTGTTGTGTCTGCTGCAGCAGCCACTGCCTGGGAGCCGTACCTACAGAGGGTCCCCATGCTGTT GTTCCTGTAATAGGATCCAGACCCCTGAACTACCCAGTAGCAGCCTCAACAGCCTAGAGAACCTAGAACCACCTCCCCTTCGTTCTGGGGTCACTCTTGTCCAGACAGCCCAACTTCTCAACACTCTTCGGGGTGGAGGACCCAGCCCTGAGGCTTACCTGGCAGGCAACCAGCAGGCCTGGCTAGCCCTTCGGCACCACCGATCCCCCCGATGGAATCTGCCTGGATTTCTTTGCATGAGAACTAGTCCTGAACCCTGA
- the MRPL53 gene encoding 39S ribosomal protein L53, mitochondrial isoform X2, whose product MNLAASPGWRPRRQEGWLPLRRKFLQAVSSEKVRASNLNCTVEVDVRHDGSEPCVDVLFGDGDRLILRGAHLTAQEMLAAFGSRVQAKSRTLPGEKG is encoded by the exons ATGAATCTTGCAGCATCTCCTGGATGGAGACCCCGTAGACAGGAAGGATGGTTGCCACTGCGAAG GAAGTTCCTCCAGGCTGTGAGCAGCGAAAAGGTACGCGCCTCTAACCTCAACTGCACTGTGGAGGTGGACGTACGGCATGACGGCTCCGAGCCCTGCGTGGATGTGCTTTTCG GAGATGGGGACCGGCTGATCCTTCGCGGAGCCCACCTCACGGCGCAGGAGATGCTTGCAGCGTTCGGCTCCCGAGTCCAGGCCAAGAGCCGTACCTTGCCCGGAGAGAAGGGTTGA